One genomic segment of Bacillota bacterium includes these proteins:
- the lpxB gene encoding lipid-A-disaccharide synthase, translating to MKGGRPLRIALITGEVSGDLYGAELAKRLRELDPDVELAGAGGPSMKAAGVEILEDLSYLSTVGFIEAFLKLPQALRSFSRLKASILAFGPDCIVFIDFPGFNLKFATFAAQKGIPSVYFICPTVWAWGRGRAKTIARSVTRALCIFPFEEKIYREAGADAIFIGHPILDIMGLLPERAEARERLGLDDSSTVIALLPGSRKQEIKRLLPVMVGAVAKVSQKKPDTRAILALAPNMEMSDIEEYISRSSVTIEVYHGRAYECLRACDMALIASGTATLEAAILGAPMVITYAISPVTWLIGRRLIKIPYIGLPNILAGKEIVPELLQGEATVDSLSEKTLQLLGRDEERAKMIEDLRQVAASLGKGGAIIRAAQEILEVARGGRSTPGTAERH from the coding sequence ATGAAAGGAGGGCGGCCTCTGCGGATTGCATTGATAACAGGAGAGGTGTCAGGGGATCTCTATGGCGCAGAGCTTGCCAAAAGGCTCAGGGAACTTGATCCGGATGTGGAACTCGCGGGTGCTGGCGGCCCCTCCATGAAAGCTGCCGGAGTCGAGATTTTAGAGGACCTCAGTTATCTTTCGACCGTGGGTTTCATTGAGGCCTTCCTTAAATTACCCCAAGCTCTCAGGTCCTTTTCACGCCTGAAGGCATCTATATTGGCTTTCGGGCCGGATTGTATCGTGTTCATCGACTTCCCTGGGTTCAACTTGAAATTTGCCACCTTTGCCGCTCAGAAAGGGATTCCTTCTGTATATTTCATCTGCCCGACTGTATGGGCGTGGGGCCGCGGCAGAGCGAAAACCATTGCGCGCTCCGTCACTAGAGCTCTTTGTATATTCCCCTTCGAGGAGAAGATCTATCGCGAAGCTGGCGCTGACGCGATATTCATTGGTCATCCAATACTTGATATAATGGGGCTACTTCCGGAGAGGGCTGAGGCAAGGGAAAGATTGGGGCTCGATGATTCTTCAACGGTCATAGCGCTTCTCCCTGGGAGCCGGAAGCAAGAAATAAAGAGGTTGCTGCCGGTTATGGTAGGAGCGGTGGCGAAGGTCTCACAAAAGAAACCTGATACAAGGGCTATCCTTGCCCTGGCACCTAACATGGAAATGTCGGATATCGAGGAATATATATCCAGGAGCAGTGTCACCATCGAGGTTTATCACGGGCGCGCTTATGAATGTCTCAGGGCGTGTGACATGGCCTTAATAGCCTCTGGCACGGCAACCCTTGAAGCGGCGATTCTGGGCGCGCCCATGGTAATAACCTATGCAATCTCTCCAGTTACCTGGCTGATCGGACGTCGACTCATCAAGATCCCCTACATCGGCTTGCCGAATATCCTGGCAGGGAAGGAAATAGTCCCGGAGCTTCTCCAGGGGGAGGCCACGGTTGACAGTCTATCTGAGAAAACCTTACAATTGTTAGGTAGGGATGAGGAGAGAGCCAAGATGATTGAGGATCTAAGGCAAGTTGCGGCGAGCCTTGGGAAGGGGGGCGCCATTATACGGGCAGCTCAGGAGATACTGGAGGTGGCGCGCGGTGGAAGATCCACGCCCGGGACGGCTGAACGCCATTGA
- the lpxI gene encoding UDP-2,3-diacylglucosamine diphosphatase LpxI (LpxI, functionally equivalent to LpxH, replaces it in LPS biosynthesis in a minority of bacteria.), with protein MCPEETENVIMGRLGIVAGGGNLPLAIARGAKKQGIYVVVCCVTDDFAPGLESVADRLCCLPLHAPYEILRLFIQEKVTEVVLVGKVWKNRVFHDMALNGLMVDYMGHDGPRSDEGILQKFASDFESVGITVTSQLKYAGDQLAGSGVLGEKIPSERELLDVEFGFKVAKHIGAMDIGQSVVVKDRIVLAIEAIEGTDATILRGGQLGGPGSVVVKVSRPSQDMRFDVPTVGPETIRRMVEVGAGCLALEAGHAIMVDREEMLRLADEMGVSVVGYQPANR; from the coding sequence TTGTGCCCGGAGGAGACTGAGAATGTGATCATGGGGAGATTGGGGATCGTTGCGGGCGGAGGGAATCTCCCTCTTGCCATAGCGCGCGGCGCAAAGAAACAGGGTATATATGTAGTTGTATGCTGTGTCACGGATGATTTTGCGCCAGGACTGGAATCCGTTGCGGATAGACTCTGCTGTTTGCCGCTTCACGCTCCATATGAGATCTTGAGGCTTTTCATACAGGAAAAGGTGACTGAGGTTGTGCTGGTGGGCAAGGTATGGAAGAATAGAGTCTTCCATGATATGGCCCTCAATGGGCTTATGGTGGATTATATGGGCCATGATGGGCCGCGCAGTGATGAGGGTATCCTCCAGAAGTTTGCGTCAGACTTCGAAAGCGTTGGCATCACAGTTACTTCTCAGCTCAAATATGCAGGCGATCAGCTGGCAGGCAGCGGCGTCCTCGGGGAGAAGATCCCCTCCGAGCGTGAGCTTCTGGATGTGGAATTTGGCTTCAAGGTCGCAAAGCATATCGGGGCTATGGATATAGGTCAGAGTGTCGTGGTGAAGGATAGGATCGTGCTGGCCATCGAGGCCATAGAGGGAACTGATGCGACGATCCTTCGCGGTGGCCAACTTGGAGGCCCTGGCTCAGTGGTGGTGAAGGTCTCCAGACCATCTCAGGATATGAGATTTGATGTGCCAACTGTCGGCCCGGAAACCATTAGGCGCATGGTCGAGGTAGGGGCTGGGTGCCTCGCGCTGGAGGCGGGTCACGCCATTATGGTGGACCGGGAAGAAATGCTTCGACTTGCGGACGAGATGGGGGTATCTGTGGTAGGATATCAGCCTGCGAACAGATGA
- the lpxA gene encoding acyl-ACP--UDP-N-acetylglucosamine O-acyltransferase produces the protein MGSKRNHRKGKHDLLFKVDRGFVSPTGEAHGRPTRKIHHTAIVHPSARLGAGVEIGPYCVIGPDVAIGDGTKIGAHVVIHGPCEIGKNCVLSPFVCLGGDPQDIKYKGEKTGLIIGDENVIREFVTIHRGTPEGRGETRVGNRNTIMTYAHIAHDCIVGSGVTITAGAALAGHVIVEDEAVLGGMCGIHQFCRVGRLAMVGGMAKVVKDVPPFALVDGNPARVMGLNIVGMRRHGLSSETRATLRKAYRILYNSGLTVSQANHKIAQELSSCPEIASLIDFLNGSSRGIMSYKDQGGYKDQGEGPSEQ, from the coding sequence ATGGGGAGCAAGAGGAATCACAGAAAGGGGAAGCATGATTTGCTTTTCAAAGTTGACAGGGGTTTTGTGTCCCCTACAGGTGAAGCTCATGGGCGGCCGACGCGCAAGATTCATCACACTGCTATCGTTCATCCCAGCGCCAGGTTGGGAGCTGGGGTGGAAATAGGCCCTTATTGTGTGATAGGGCCCGATGTAGCAATTGGTGATGGCACCAAAATCGGGGCGCATGTTGTAATCCACGGGCCATGTGAGATAGGGAAGAATTGCGTCCTTTCACCTTTTGTATGCCTCGGCGGTGACCCTCAGGATATCAAATACAAGGGCGAAAAGACGGGGCTCATAATTGGCGATGAAAATGTGATACGCGAGTTCGTGACCATTCATAGGGGAACACCTGAGGGACGAGGCGAAACGAGGGTAGGAAACCGCAACACGATCATGACATATGCCCATATTGCTCATGATTGCATTGTTGGTTCTGGAGTCACTATTACCGCGGGAGCTGCATTAGCGGGGCATGTCATAGTTGAAGACGAGGCTGTGCTGGGCGGCATGTGCGGTATCCACCAGTTCTGTAGGGTAGGCCGCCTGGCCATGGTGGGGGGAATGGCCAAGGTCGTCAAGGATGTGCCGCCATTTGCCCTTGTGGACGGCAACCCCGCCAGGGTTATGGGTTTGAATATCGTAGGGATGCGCAGGCATGGCCTGTCATCGGAGACCAGGGCCACGCTGCGTAAAGCTTACAGGATACTCTATAATTCAGGTCTTACTGTCTCTCAGGCGAACCACAAGATCGCTCAGGAATTGAGTTCCTGCCCAGAGATAGCCAGTTTAATTGATTTCCTCAATGGTTCAAGCCGCGGCATCATGAGCTACAAGGACCAAGGTGGTTATAAGGATCAGGGTGAAGGGCCATCGGAACAATGA
- the fabZ gene encoding 3-hydroxyacyl-ACP dehydratase FabZ, whose protein sequence is MESIEIQRILPHRFPFLLVDRVIELKPGKKAVAIKNVTSTEPFFQGHYPGRPIMPGVLIIEAMAQVCGIAALSAQEALGKIPYFVGIDRARFRKPVLPGDQIRIEAEITNVRKNMGRASASAYVEDRLVADSELTFALVDGEQEESQKGEA, encoded by the coding sequence ATGGAGAGCATCGAGATACAGAGAATACTTCCACATAGGTTTCCATTCCTGCTTGTGGACAGGGTCATTGAGCTTAAGCCCGGGAAAAAGGCGGTAGCCATAAAGAACGTCACATCGACAGAACCCTTTTTTCAAGGGCATTACCCGGGCAGACCCATAATGCCCGGGGTCCTGATAATCGAGGCTATGGCGCAGGTATGTGGCATTGCCGCGCTCAGCGCCCAGGAGGCTCTTGGGAAGATCCCGTATTTCGTTGGGATTGACAGGGCCAGATTTCGTAAACCCGTTCTACCAGGCGACCAGATTCGTATCGAGGCTGAGATCACAAACGTCCGGAAAAATATGGGCCGGGCTTCAGCCAGCGCTTATGTAGAGGATAGGCTTGTGGCTGATAGCGAGCTTACATTTGCCTTGGTAGATGGGGAGCAAGAGGAATCACAGAAAGGGGAAGCATGA
- the lpxC gene encoding UDP-3-O-[3-hydroxymyristoyl] N-acetylglucosamine deacetylase, which produces MDKNLDGKFERTIREQVFFRGSCLHSGRKATLTLSPAPAGSGVIFLRRDGGELRELPARVENIVDGARATTLGRGHVQVRTVEHLMAALRGLSVDNVICELDSDEVPMGDGSAAVFVDLIRRAGIISQDCPAKEYILRHPVWVRKGSRYLVALPYDGQCLKVTYCFVGDDPCPGTQQVEFDINEDIFIREVAPARTVAFEQEIASLRSLGLGLGGDLDTVLVAGKDGYLNEPRYPDEVARHKVLDLVGDLALAGRVVAHVIGIGSGHAMNHELARKIIEACCPAL; this is translated from the coding sequence ATGGACAAGAATCTTGATGGAAAGTTCGAGAGAACTATAAGGGAGCAGGTTTTTTTTAGAGGGAGTTGTCTTCACTCTGGCAGGAAGGCCACATTGACGTTAAGCCCGGCGCCAGCGGGTTCCGGTGTGATCTTCCTGAGGCGGGATGGCGGCGAGCTTAGAGAACTCCCGGCCAGGGTCGAGAATATCGTCGACGGCGCTCGTGCCACTACATTGGGAAGGGGCCATGTCCAGGTCAGGACTGTTGAGCATCTTATGGCCGCGCTGAGAGGGCTATCTGTAGATAATGTGATATGTGAATTGGATTCGGATGAGGTCCCGATGGGGGACGGGAGCGCGGCTGTTTTTGTGGACCTCATTCGAAGGGCTGGGATTATCTCTCAGGACTGCCCCGCGAAAGAGTATATATTGAGGCATCCTGTATGGGTAAGAAAAGGCAGCAGGTACCTGGTGGCGCTGCCGTATGATGGGCAGTGCTTGAAGGTCACCTACTGTTTCGTGGGGGACGATCCATGCCCTGGCACCCAACAAGTGGAATTCGATATCAATGAAGATATCTTTATAAGGGAGGTCGCCCCGGCCAGGACGGTGGCATTTGAGCAAGAGATAGCTTCATTACGGTCCCTTGGACTGGGTCTCGGCGGTGACCTTGACACGGTCCTGGTTGCGGGGAAGGATGGATATCTCAACGAGCCGAGGTATCCCGATGAAGTCGCTCGTCACAAGGTATTGGACTTGGTAGGGGACCTTGCCTTAGCGGGACGGGTAGTAGCTCATGTCATAGGCATCGGCTCCGGACATGCCATGAATCATGAGTTGGCGCGCAAGATAATTGAGGCGTGCTGTCCTGCCCTTTAG
- a CDS encoding amino acid ABC transporter ATP-binding protein, translating into MTCKRGDVVVITGPSGCGKSTLLRCINRLVQPDGGKVIFDGTDVMSLDYRGLLSLRSRIGFVFQHFNLVRRLSVFENVLLGAEVSGLPRGEAGENAERALGRVGIGKEMFYRKPDTLSGGEQQRVAIARALAMKPELMLWDEPTASLDPILVGEALDVIEDLIHTEGITMVLVTHEMDFARRVATRLLLMESGSIIEEGDPETVLFSPSSELGKRYAKLVKGKTDHCRIYQRYGQES; encoded by the coding sequence ATGACCTGTAAACGAGGAGATGTAGTAGTTATCACCGGGCCGAGCGGGTGCGGCAAGTCAACGCTCCTCCGCTGCATCAACAGGCTCGTCCAGCCGGATGGCGGGAAAGTGATTTTCGATGGGACGGATGTCATGAGCCTGGACTACAGGGGGCTTTTGAGTCTGAGATCCAGGATCGGCTTCGTCTTCCAGCATTTCAACCTGGTGCGGAGACTCTCGGTGTTTGAGAATGTCCTGCTGGGGGCTGAGGTATCCGGCCTCCCGCGGGGGGAGGCCGGGGAAAATGCCGAGCGCGCCCTCGGAAGAGTGGGGATAGGCAAGGAGATGTTTTACAGGAAGCCTGACACCTTGAGCGGCGGTGAACAGCAGAGGGTGGCCATCGCCAGGGCGCTGGCGATGAAGCCAGAATTAATGCTTTGGGATGAGCCCACCGCTTCCCTCGATCCGATTCTGGTAGGTGAGGCGCTAGATGTGATCGAGGATCTGATTCACACCGAAGGCATTACCATGGTGTTGGTGACACACGAAATGGACTTTGCCCGAAGAGTGGCGACACGCCTCTTACTTATGGAATCCGGAAGTATCATCGAGGAAGGAGATCCGGAAACGGTGCTCTTCTCTCCTTCCTCTGAGTTGGGAAAGCGATATGCGAAATTGGTAAAGGGAAAAACCGATCATTGTCGAATATATCAAAGATATGGACAAGAATCTTGA
- a CDS encoding ABC transporter permease — protein MLLLLREGFWKDLALLIATSVVIGALLSGAAAGVSDRYFGSTIDGILGQFGKYDLIVHVREEFKDQAAREISRVVQTNYPGAVVTQSVSVAGRSNFLIGLPEGLRNRDVLEAMPRAFSDVPGASGSTFIIEPRTIISGIEPGAMGFLMEKVENIPGVRFCFRDGSSIGVVVNSLDELPRITGRINQILNAYRVLEIRLPMGQEFPDAPATAASIVNRLKSISTGLILDITSYGRNSDLKDLMTTLGEMKQFLQSYATRAEITIGPGVRLKPGDEVILRPKGDSRSSARPVAAGPHELRVEIREVSGSKARGFVVAGNLEGAAPRAISDRAVSNGAISRGFQEISADRQAGYFVGPFTVYPVGGAGQDRPIGSATVISEKLRLNYVVDQSISLVKGLKTYSQDGLSSISSARQALDLYDNVVSSLISAQRTLDSLGDETSGPISPAKSGEMLKKLNDVSRVVDRFSASLETLDFLDRQAREFLGSNRSGSRSPNVSALVKSLNEWHDKAKQLSSGLGTISSLVKTGELPGIVNGLRRLTDRLLIELQNLDVRGLRSNLDAIARDLRKVSELDTEAMLSQLADIKSSLPDLGDEKVGRSIKLIESYMGGQVIPGQRIDILLGPDVPEREALMISKEMTANFDATVSLMRVGMLEPGIRSEVYRIMREARSAIGTLVCVIFTLFTLLLDHSIVAVVLNHFYSRQRSRNIWRLSAAVYMILSGASTNSLIYAIQESKLGWIGPSYMAFLGGFLGLIVWTLSGRINPINVSEIEACEAMGMPYSTIVREIIIPEARPGIFQILNRLQLRYGVRPYRLAWSGRPLRMAPVPGAGGGAGGK, from the coding sequence TTGCTTCTACTTCTCAGGGAAGGTTTTTGGAAGGATCTAGCGCTTCTTATTGCAACAAGTGTCGTTATCGGCGCCCTACTTTCGGGAGCAGCAGCAGGGGTATCAGATAGATATTTCGGGTCCACCATAGACGGAATTCTTGGCCAATTTGGCAAATATGACCTCATTGTTCATGTGCGGGAGGAATTCAAGGACCAGGCCGCTAGAGAGATATCCCGTGTGGTGCAGACGAATTACCCGGGAGCAGTTGTGACGCAAAGCGTGTCAGTTGCCGGCCGTTCGAATTTCCTGATAGGTTTGCCTGAGGGCTTGAGGAACCGCGATGTATTGGAGGCTATGCCCCGCGCCTTTTCCGACGTGCCGGGGGCCTCAGGTTCTACCTTCATCATAGAGCCCAGGACCATTATATCTGGTATTGAACCCGGGGCCATGGGATTCCTCATGGAAAAGGTGGAAAACATCCCTGGCGTCCGGTTTTGTTTCCGGGATGGATCGTCAATCGGCGTGGTCGTGAATTCTCTCGACGAACTCCCAAGGATAACAGGCAGGATAAATCAAATCTTGAATGCCTACCGGGTACTGGAGATTCGCCTTCCTATGGGACAGGAATTCCCTGATGCGCCGGCAACTGCGGCTTCCATTGTCAACCGGCTCAAATCCATTTCGACCGGGCTCATCCTTGATATCACCTCCTACGGGCGCAATTCAGATCTCAAAGATCTCATGACAACTCTGGGCGAGATGAAACAATTTCTTCAGTCTTATGCTACTCGGGCCGAGATAACCATAGGTCCGGGGGTCAGATTAAAGCCCGGTGATGAGGTGATCCTGAGGCCGAAGGGGGATTCGAGGTCATCTGCGCGTCCGGTAGCAGCCGGGCCTCATGAGCTCAGGGTCGAGATTCGCGAGGTCTCCGGGAGCAAGGCCAGGGGGTTCGTGGTGGCCGGCAACTTAGAAGGGGCTGCACCTCGAGCTATATCGGATAGGGCTGTATCGAACGGAGCTATATCGCGCGGTTTTCAAGAGATTTCCGCGGACCGGCAGGCCGGCTACTTTGTGGGCCCATTCACAGTATATCCAGTCGGGGGCGCAGGCCAGGACCGGCCCATCGGGAGCGCAACTGTCATCAGCGAAAAACTCCGCCTGAATTATGTGGTTGACCAGAGCATTTCACTGGTAAAGGGTCTCAAGACCTACAGCCAGGATGGTTTGAGCAGTATCTCATCGGCAAGGCAGGCCCTGGACCTGTATGATAATGTAGTGTCCAGCCTCATCTCCGCACAGCGCACATTAGATTCCCTTGGGGATGAAACCTCCGGTCCTATCTCTCCGGCGAAATCTGGTGAAATGCTGAAGAAGCTGAATGATGTATCAAGGGTCGTTGACAGGTTCTCAGCCTCTCTTGAGACTCTCGATTTTCTGGATCGCCAGGCTAGGGAGTTTCTGGGATCCAACAGGTCAGGCAGTCGAAGCCCCAATGTTTCGGCCTTGGTAAAATCCTTGAATGAATGGCACGACAAGGCAAAACAGCTTTCGTCCGGTCTCGGGACAATTTCCAGTCTGGTGAAAACGGGTGAGCTTCCTGGCATCGTGAATGGGTTGCGGAGACTCACGGATAGGTTGCTTATCGAGCTGCAGAACCTTGATGTGAGAGGCTTGAGGTCCAACCTCGATGCCATCGCTCGCGACCTCAGGAAGGTCTCGGAGCTGGACACAGAGGCCATGCTGTCTCAATTGGCGGATATAAAATCATCCCTTCCAGATCTGGGGGATGAAAAGGTAGGCCGTTCCATCAAGCTGATCGAAAGTTATATGGGGGGGCAAGTCATACCCGGCCAGAGGATCGACATATTGCTGGGTCCGGATGTCCCGGAACGGGAGGCTCTCATGATTTCGAAGGAGATGACTGCAAATTTCGATGCCACTGTAAGCCTGATGCGCGTGGGAATGCTAGAGCCCGGTATCAGGAGCGAAGTCTACCGGATCATGCGGGAGGCAAGATCGGCCATCGGGACCCTGGTATGCGTCATCTTCACCCTTTTCACGCTTCTCCTGGACCATTCCATTGTGGCGGTGGTATTGAACCATTTCTATTCTCGGCAGAGAAGTCGAAATATCTGGCGGCTTTCGGCGGCAGTCTATATGATTTTATCTGGCGCATCGACAAATAGCCTCATTTATGCTATACAAGAAAGCAAGCTCGGATGGATCGGGCCTTCTTATATGGCATTCCTCGGTGGTTTCCTGGGTCTCATAGTTTGGACGCTGAGCGGGAGGATCAACCCGATCAATGTCTCGGAGATCGAGGCGTGCGAGGCCATGGGGATGCCATATTCAACCATTGTTAGAGAGATAATAATACCCGAGGCCAGACCTGGAATATTCCAGATACTGAATAGGCTCCAGCTGCGCTATGGGGTGAGGCCTTATAGGCTGGCGTGGTCCGGTAGGCCATTGAGGATGGCTCCGGTACCTGGTGCTGGGGGTGGCGCCGGTGGGAAGTGA
- the lptC gene encoding LPS export ABC transporter periplasmic protein LptC → MGARIFCVKPGIGTHAIFVFLLMASIVGLVTTGRGYCASTVRITADQKIRYDLAGKVFVAEGNVRIIQDDTTIKCQRAEITTDKKVATITGAVELSQPNVLLKSDTLVVYFNEKRVIAQGNVTLVKSDENVTLKANRLEYWTQKKQCVAEGNVFVTRKDTKAWGDKATYSEKEKLLILTGTVKAESPEKERLNSKELKVYTDKDLIEASGGVDIEFDVKEESSGNEGK, encoded by the coding sequence GTGGGGGCGAGGATATTCTGTGTAAAGCCTGGCATCGGAACGCATGCCATTTTCGTTTTTCTTCTTATGGCGTCAATAGTGGGCCTCGTGACGACTGGACGCGGATATTGCGCCAGTACGGTCAGGATCACAGCCGATCAAAAGATTCGCTATGACCTTGCAGGGAAGGTCTTTGTGGCAGAAGGCAATGTGAGGATAATTCAAGACGATACGACGATAAAATGTCAGAGGGCCGAAATCACCACAGATAAGAAAGTGGCTACCATAACCGGGGCTGTAGAGCTATCTCAACCTAATGTGCTTTTAAAAAGTGACACCCTCGTAGTCTATTTCAATGAAAAAAGGGTGATAGCTCAGGGAAATGTGACTCTCGTCAAGAGTGATGAAAATGTCACTCTTAAGGCGAACCGTCTTGAGTATTGGACACAAAAGAAGCAGTGCGTTGCAGAGGGGAATGTCTTTGTCACCAGGAAGGATACTAAGGCATGGGGAGATAAGGCAACTTATTCAGAAAAAGAGAAGCTTTTGATACTGACAGGAACGGTGAAAGCCGAGAGTCCGGAAAAGGAACGGTTGAATTCTAAAGAATTGAAAGTATATACCGACAAGGATCTCATCGAGGCCTCTGGGGGGGTTGACATCGAATTTGACGTGAAAGAGGAAAGTAGCGGAAATGAAGGCAAATAA
- the lptC gene encoding LPS export ABC transporter periplasmic protein LptC has translation MKRRLRSRPFLERRREMWQRSLPAHLALLLVLLVIVAGVAIPYILEVRAPKPAPGKISDAGEASGVDLSGTHLVGRKAGTLQWEFRAESMSIDEEIGVTQFSNIKNGIFYEDGRKVAMTFTAGRALVSQDKKTIDLDGGITLKSPDGSQVFHAADMKITIDGRSSGAVCSGPVRLVLEGAEVSGDQATLDFNKRQFIITGNVILKYKEPGIRGNMSAMKAVYSYSDRALEVEGKSDAEFQID, from the coding sequence ATGAAGAGAAGGCTTCGGAGCCGCCCATTCCTGGAAAGACGGCGGGAAATGTGGCAGAGATCTTTGCCCGCCCACCTGGCGCTCTTGCTGGTTCTACTTGTCATTGTGGCGGGGGTGGCAATCCCGTATATTCTAGAGGTGCGGGCCCCCAAACCTGCGCCGGGCAAGATTTCAGACGCAGGTGAGGCGTCAGGGGTGGATCTTTCAGGCACTCACCTGGTGGGAAGAAAGGCTGGGACTTTGCAGTGGGAATTCCGGGCAGAGTCTATGAGCATTGACGAAGAGATTGGGGTTACCCAATTCTCCAATATAAAGAATGGTATCTTCTATGAGGATGGGCGCAAGGTGGCCATGACCTTCACCGCGGGGCGGGCTCTGGTCAGCCAGGACAAGAAGACCATCGATCTCGATGGTGGAATCACTCTGAAATCCCCTGACGGGAGCCAGGTATTTCATGCAGCAGACATGAAAATCACAATTGACGGGCGTAGTTCCGGAGCTGTATGTTCTGGCCCTGTGAGATTAGTTTTAGAAGGGGCGGAAGTCTCTGGGGACCAGGCCACGCTAGATTTCAATAAACGTCAGTTTATAATAACCGGAAACGTTATTTTGAAGTATAAAGAGCCCGGGATCAGGGGGAATATGTCCGCTATGAAGGCCGTATATTCATATTCAGATCGCGCTCTTGAGGTGGAAGGGAAGTCGGATGCCGAGTTTCAAATTGATTAA